Proteins from one Bacteroidota bacterium genomic window:
- the recN gene encoding DNA repair protein RecN — protein MLKNLLIKNYALIEEISVDFSSGLTIITGETGAGKSILIDALGLLLGERASTEMIRTGAEKAIVEGLFDIKMNPQVAEILRSSENDITEELIIRRELTGKGQSRCFVNDSPVSVSLLKEIGDALVDLHGQHEHQSLLHPETHIDFLDDFGGHETTIEDYRNTYRLLSELTSKKRELQAQESQLKAKKSLYEFQIKEIDAVNPQPSEEEHLESELKILENTEKLSELTNGIYQLLYEAENSARDSLVKARKMVEQLAEIDQSFAESVNEARSAEVIVDELSKHVQHYSSRIEFNPDRLEKIRERLGALSLLKKKYGGTIDLLIEFRSKIGDEFKFAENFEGEIAKLEKDIDALRKTCGEKANVLTTRRKESAKKFEKAILSSIGELGIPKAQFVTSIQQRIADSSNHMLAVKIGSQLFEASTNGVDQVEFFISTNVGEDPKALVKVASGGEVSRIMLALKGALASSDKTPLLIFDEIDTGVSGRIGQAVGLGLKKLSTHHQVIAITHLPQIAGLADTHFAVEKIEANKKTSTRLRKLETEERIREVAKLMSGAEVTEAGLKSARELMGIK, from the coding sequence ATGCTGAAAAACCTCCTCATCAAAAACTACGCGCTTATCGAAGAAATCTCCGTCGATTTTTCTTCCGGATTAACCATCATTACCGGCGAAACAGGTGCCGGAAAATCCATTTTGATTGATGCGCTGGGATTGCTGTTGGGTGAACGTGCCAGTACGGAGATGATCCGCACCGGTGCAGAAAAAGCAATCGTGGAGGGACTCTTCGATATCAAAATGAATCCTCAAGTCGCAGAGATTCTCCGTTCCAGTGAGAATGATATCACGGAAGAATTGATTATTCGCCGCGAATTGACCGGCAAAGGACAAAGCCGTTGTTTTGTGAATGACTCTCCAGTATCTGTTTCCCTTTTGAAAGAAATCGGTGATGCTCTTGTGGATCTCCATGGACAGCACGAACATCAATCACTACTACATCCGGAAACGCATATCGATTTTCTTGATGATTTTGGGGGACATGAAACAACGATTGAAGATTATCGCAACACCTATCGATTACTTTCGGAATTAACTTCAAAGAAAAGAGAGTTACAGGCGCAAGAGTCTCAATTAAAGGCAAAAAAATCTCTCTATGAATTTCAGATCAAAGAAATCGATGCGGTGAATCCGCAGCCGAGCGAAGAAGAGCATCTCGAATCCGAACTGAAGATTTTGGAGAATACAGAAAAGCTGAGCGAGTTGACGAACGGTATTTACCAATTATTGTATGAAGCAGAAAATTCTGCACGGGATAGTTTGGTAAAAGCACGGAAGATGGTAGAGCAATTGGCGGAGATCGATCAATCATTTGCCGAATCGGTGAATGAAGCGCGTTCCGCCGAAGTGATTGTTGATGAACTTTCAAAACACGTTCAACATTATTCTTCACGGATTGAATTTAATCCGGATCGTCTTGAAAAAATTCGCGAACGACTTGGTGCATTATCGCTCTTGAAGAAAAAATATGGCGGTACAATTGATCTGTTGATAGAGTTTCGATCAAAGATTGGAGATGAGTTTAAGTTTGCGGAGAATTTTGAAGGTGAAATTGCCAAGCTGGAAAAAGACATTGATGCATTGCGAAAGACATGCGGTGAAAAAGCAAATGTTCTTACAACGCGTCGCAAAGAATCTGCAAAGAAATTTGAAAAAGCGATTCTCTCTTCAATTGGCGAACTGGGAATTCCAAAAGCACAGTTTGTTACTTCCATTCAGCAACGGATTGCCGATTCATCTAATCACATGTTGGCAGTGAAAATCGGTTCACAATTGTTTGAAGCAAGCACAAACGGAGTGGATCAGGTAGAATTTTTTATATCAACCAATGTCGGCGAAGATCCCAAGGCGTTGGTGAAAGTGGCATCCGGCGGCGAAGTTTCCCGCATTATGCTTGCTTTAAAAGGAGCACTGGCAAGTTCGGACAAAACTCCGTTACTCATTTTTGACGAAATTGACACCGGCGTCAGTGGTAGAATCGGTCAGGCGGTCGGATTAGGATTGAAAAAACTCTCTACGCATCACCAGGTAATTGCAATCACCCATTTACCTCAGATAGCCGGCCTTGCCGACACGCATTTTGCCGTGGAAAAAATTGAAGCGAATAAAAAAACCTCTACGCGATTGCGAAAACTGGAAACAGAAGAACGTATCCGCGAAGTTGCCAAGTTAATGAGCGGAGCAGAAGTGACGGAAGCTGGATTGAAAAGTGCGCGTGAGCTGATGGGGATCAAGTAA
- a CDS encoding KH domain-containing protein gives MREFLEYVAKQLVDNPDSVQITEEEKDNKVIFKIKVAQVDIGKIIGKQGRTAQSMRVLLSAVAAKSGKRAILEVED, from the coding sequence ATGCGCGAATTCCTTGAATATGTTGCGAAGCAACTTGTTGACAATCCTGATTCTGTCCAAATTACGGAAGAGGAGAAAGACAACAAGGTTATCTTTAAGATCAAAGTTGCTCAAGTCGATATCGGCAAGATCATCGGCAAGCAGGGCCGCACGGCGCAATCAATGCGAGTGCTGCTCAGTGCTGTAGCGGCAAAATCGGGCAAGAGGGCTATCCTAGAAGTTGAAGACTAA
- the atpA gene encoding F0F1 ATP synthase subunit alpha yields MAEVRPDEITSILRKQLAGYEKEVDIYDVGTVLQVGDGIARVYGLSKCMAGELVEFPNDVFGMVLNLEEDNVGCILFGDDTQIKEGDTVKRTNRVASMPVGDAMLGRVINPLGQPIDGRGPIKTDKFSPIERKALGVIQRAPVKVALQTGLKSVDGMIPIGRGQRQLIIGDRQTGKTAVALDAIINQKYTHTEEAKKQGVKPVYCIYVAVGQKGSTVAQVVGKLEEEGAMAYTTVIAANASDPAPMQFVAPYSGATLGEFFRDNGRDALVVYDDLSKQAAAYRQVSLLLRRPPGREAYPGDVFYLHSRLLERASKLSDEEGGGSLTALPIIETQAGDVSAYIPTNVISITDGQIYLEPNLFNAGVRPAINVGISVSRVGGNAQIKAMKKVAGRLRLELAQYRELEAFAKFGSDLDKSTQQQLRRGARLVELLKQGQYVPLPVEKQVVMIYLGTNGLLDELPVNSIQQFEKEFLQMFELKHKALLTSIAEKKDLADDVAKQIQSITKEFMSTFKAA; encoded by the coding sequence ATGGCTGAAGTTCGACCTGATGAAATAACCTCGATACTCCGCAAACAATTAGCAGGATACGAAAAAGAAGTAGATATATATGATGTTGGAACCGTGCTCCAAGTGGGTGACGGTATTGCTCGCGTGTATGGACTTTCCAAATGTATGGCAGGCGAACTCGTTGAGTTCCCGAACGATGTTTTTGGAATGGTGCTCAATCTTGAAGAAGATAACGTTGGATGTATTTTATTCGGCGACGACACACAGATTAAAGAAGGCGATACAGTAAAACGTACAAACCGTGTTGCTTCAATGCCTGTTGGCGATGCAATGCTTGGTCGAGTTATCAATCCACTTGGTCAACCGATCGATGGACGGGGCCCGATTAAGACAGATAAATTTTCTCCGATCGAACGGAAAGCACTCGGCGTTATTCAGCGCGCACCGGTGAAGGTTGCATTACAGACCGGACTCAAATCTGTGGATGGTATGATTCCGATCGGACGCGGACAGCGTCAGTTGATTATTGGCGATCGCCAGACGGGAAAAACCGCGGTTGCACTCGATGCCATCATCAATCAAAAATACACACACACCGAAGAGGCAAAGAAACAAGGTGTTAAACCTGTCTATTGTATCTATGTTGCGGTGGGACAAAAAGGTTCAACAGTTGCTCAAGTGGTTGGTAAATTGGAAGAAGAAGGAGCAATGGCTTACACGACTGTGATCGCGGCAAATGCCAGCGATCCGGCGCCGATGCAGTTCGTCGCACCATATTCCGGTGCAACGTTGGGAGAATTTTTCCGCGATAACGGCCGTGATGCATTGGTGGTGTATGATGATCTTTCAAAACAGGCTGCAGCATATCGACAGGTTTCATTATTGTTACGTCGTCCGCCAGGACGCGAAGCGTATCCCGGTGACGTGTTCTATCTTCACTCACGCTTGTTAGAACGTGCGTCAAAATTGAGCGATGAAGAAGGAGGCGGAAGTTTAACAGCACTGCCAATTATTGAAACACAAGCTGGTGACGTTTCTGCTTATATTCCGACAAACGTTATCTCTATTACAGACGGTCAAATTTATCTTGAACCAAACTTGTTTAACGCTGGTGTGCGTCCCGCTATCAACGTCGGTATCTCGGTATCCCGCGTCGGTGGTAATGCACAGATTAAAGCGATGAAAAAAGTTGCCGGACGTCTGCGTCTGGAACTGGCGCAATACCGCGAGCTGGAAGCATTCGCAAAATTCGGTTCCGATCTGGATAAATCAACTCAACAGCAGTTGCGTCGCGGTGCTCGCCTTGTGGAATTATTGAAACAGGGACAGTACGTTCCGTTGCCGGTTGAGAAACAGGTCGTGATGATCTATCTCGGAACAAACGGATTGTTAGATGAATTGCCGGTGAACAGCATTCAACAGTTTGAAAAAGAATTCCTACAGATGTTCGAATTGAAACACAAAGCGCTGCTGACGTCGATTGCCGAGAAAAAAGACCTTGCGGACGATGTGGCAAAACAAATTCAATCCATCACAAAAGAATTCATGTCAACGTTTAAAGCGGCATAA
- the rpsP gene encoding 30S ribosomal protein S16 yields MAVKIRLQRGGKKKQPIYRIVAADSRYKRDGRFLEKLGQYNPTTDPMTIDLKETRIMYWLGVGATPTDTVKNLLSRKGIMLKWTLKKKGKDEATIAAEFEKWSASQSLKREKELAKKVRRKAAKKKASAPAATTEAAPAQA; encoded by the coding sequence GTGGCAGTAAAAATCAGATTACAACGCGGTGGCAAAAAGAAACAGCCGATTTACCGCATCGTGGCAGCAGATTCACGGTACAAACGTGACGGACGATTCCTCGAAAAACTGGGTCAATACAATCCTACTACCGATCCGATGACGATCGACCTGAAGGAAACCCGCATCATGTATTGGCTCGGTGTTGGCGCAACACCGACCGACACGGTGAAGAATCTTCTCAGCCGAAAAGGGATCATGTTAAAATGGACGTTGAAGAAAAAAGGGAAAGATGAAGCAACGATCGCAGCGGAATTTGAAAAATGGTCAGCTTCGCAATCCTTAAAACGTGAAAAAGAGCTTGCAAAAAAAGTACGTCGTAAAGCTGCGAAGAAAAAAGCGTCTGCACCGGCAGCAACAACGGAAGCAGCACCGGCTCAGGCATAA
- the rimM gene encoding ribosome maturation factor RimM (Essential for efficient processing of 16S rRNA) has protein sequence MKTKQHQQPLRAVAQIRKIFGVRGEMKIESFSRTIDEFERLENVLLGTNESDVVPCEIESVKMRGDDIYLKLRGVDDKTAADQIRGKYLFVEESFRKELPKEKFFIDELIGCAVLSEGGKKFGTVTSVDAYPAQMVYTVKTRQGYVMLPAVREFIVNVDVEKKEIVVRPPDGLFTGEML, from the coding sequence TTGAAGACTAAACAGCATCAGCAGCCGCTTCGTGCGGTTGCACAGATCCGAAAGATTTTCGGAGTACGCGGCGAGATGAAAATCGAGTCGTTTTCGCGTACCATCGATGAGTTTGAACGATTGGAAAATGTATTGCTCGGTACAAATGAGAGCGATGTCGTTCCTTGCGAGATCGAATCGGTGAAGATGCGCGGTGATGATATTTATCTGAAGCTGCGTGGGGTCGATGACAAAACAGCAGCTGACCAGATCCGTGGTAAGTATCTCTTCGTCGAAGAATCGTTTAGAAAAGAACTTCCGAAGGAAAAATTCTTTATTGATGAATTGATTGGCTGTGCAGTGCTTAGTGAAGGAGGAAAGAAATTCGGAACGGTGACTTCGGTTGATGCGTATCCCGCACAGATGGTGTACACGGTGAAGACGAGGCAGGGATATGTGATGCTGCCGGCAGTGCGTGAGTTTATTGTGAATGTGGATGTGGAAAAGAAAGAAATAGTTGTTCGTCCGCCGGATGGATTGTTTACAGGTGAAATGTTGTGA
- the trmD gene encoding tRNA (guanosine(37)-N1)-methyltransferase TrmD — MRIDIISAVPQLLKSPLSESILKRAQEKKLAEIVVHDLRSYAHDKHKIIDLPPYGGGAGMILKPEPIFECVEKLQSERTYDEIIYVTADGEKFNQKMANDLSLKKNLIILCGHYKGIDQRVREILITKEISIGDYVLTGGELAAMVISDALIRLIPGAIGDGESALTDSFQDGMLDAPSYTRPPEFRGMKVPEILLGGNHKEVAKWKEKQRTLKTHHRRKDLL, encoded by the coding sequence ATGAGAATCGATATCATTTCGGCGGTTCCGCAGTTGTTAAAAAGTCCGCTGTCGGAAAGTATTCTCAAGCGAGCGCAGGAAAAGAAACTCGCGGAGATTGTTGTGCACGATCTTCGTTCCTATGCGCACGACAAGCATAAGATTATCGATCTTCCTCCGTACGGCGGAGGAGCGGGAATGATCCTAAAACCCGAACCGATCTTTGAATGTGTGGAAAAGCTACAGTCCGAACGGACGTATGATGAAATCATATATGTAACGGCGGATGGTGAGAAGTTCAACCAGAAAATGGCGAATGATCTCTCGCTGAAAAAAAATCTGATCATTCTCTGCGGACATTATAAGGGGATCGACCAGAGAGTTCGTGAGATATTAATTACCAAGGAAATTTCGATCGGGGATTATGTGCTGACGGGAGGAGAACTTGCGGCGATGGTGATTTCCGATGCTCTTATACGATTAATTCCGGGTGCAATTGGTGATGGAGAATCAGCGTTAACAGATTCGTTTCAGGACGGAATGCTCGATGCACCTAGTTATACTCGACCTCCGGAATTCCGGGGAATGAAAGTGCCGGAGATTCTGCTTGGAGGAAACCACAAAGAAGTGGCGAAGTGGAAAGAGAAACAACGGACATTGAAAACGCATCATCGGAGAAAAGATTTGTTATAA
- a CDS encoding MqnA/MqnD/SBP family protein, translating into MGRLVRVGALRELFTQPLYRTLKRSSDFSGELLFDTPSAHIDGLMSNERNVAFVPPIDFAQNSSGMILYPGIGVASSGESSVARLYLRRNLPLIRTLAVGNVSTTDVVLSRIVLGEKYDSEPAIIPVIGSIDEMLAKADCALVSGDSLLTVNSNHPFIDIVDEWNDITELPFVHTICIARSEIFSKNISALLLASQEAGRNSLESIAQETSAEAKLPADLLQNYLSHFFYGFDDLSKTSLDEFFRMAFYYGMLPDIPEINFAE; encoded by the coding sequence GTGGGTAGATTGGTTCGAGTTGGAGCGCTTCGCGAACTCTTCACACAACCTTTGTATCGAACACTCAAACGTTCCTCCGATTTTTCGGGGGAACTTTTGTTTGATACACCTTCCGCACATATCGATGGATTGATGAGCAACGAACGGAATGTTGCATTTGTTCCTCCGATCGATTTTGCACAGAACAGTTCGGGTATGATTCTGTACCCTGGCATCGGTGTTGCATCATCCGGTGAGAGCAGTGTGGCGCGACTCTACTTGCGGAGAAATCTACCGCTGATTCGCACGCTTGCCGTTGGTAACGTGTCGACTACGGATGTTGTCCTTTCGCGTATCGTCCTCGGAGAAAAATATGATTCCGAACCGGCGATTATTCCAGTGATCGGATCGATCGATGAAATGCTTGCAAAGGCGGATTGTGCACTTGTTTCCGGTGATTCGTTGTTGACAGTGAACAGCAATCATCCGTTTATCGACATTGTCGACGAATGGAATGATATTACCGAACTCCCGTTTGTTCATACCATCTGCATTGCTCGGAGTGAAATATTCTCCAAAAATATCAGTGCATTACTTCTTGCTTCGCAGGAAGCGGGAAGGAACTCGCTCGAATCCATTGCTCAAGAAACGTCTGCAGAAGCCAAACTTCCGGCTGATCTGCTCCAAAACTATCTCTCGCACTTTTTCTATGGATTTGACGATCTGTCCAAGACTTCTCTGGATGAGTTTTTTAGAATGGCATTTTATTATGGTATGCTTCCGGACATCCCTGAAATCAACTTTGCTGAATAG
- the rplS gene encoding 50S ribosomal protein L19 codes for MDKIKLVEAAFLKSEIPAFKVGDSLNVHVRVVEGDKERIQQYQGVVIGRRGEGMGATFTVRKISDGVGVERIFPLHSPRIAKIERVKEGHARRAKLYYLRGMAAKQIRQKTGSN; via the coding sequence ATGGACAAAATCAAATTAGTGGAAGCAGCGTTCTTGAAGTCCGAAATTCCGGCTTTCAAAGTGGGAGATTCACTGAACGTGCACGTGCGCGTTGTTGAAGGGGATAAAGAACGTATTCAGCAGTATCAAGGTGTTGTTATTGGACGCCGCGGTGAAGGAATGGGAGCAACATTCACTGTTCGCAAAATTTCCGACGGTGTCGGTGTGGAAAGAATCTTCCCGCTTCATTCACCCCGTATTGCAAAAATCGAACGGGTAAAAGAAGGTCACGCGCGCCGTGCAAAACTCTATTATCTGCGCGGAATGGCTGCGAAACAGATTCGTCAAAAGACAGGTTCAAATTAG
- the atpG gene encoding ATP synthase F1 subunit gamma: MATLREIRQRISGVKSTQKITKAMKMVAAAKLRRATDAIIAARPYARKMQELLSYLSGQVDVTKYPQFEAREVKSVAIVIVTADRGLCGAFNSNIIKAAVNHIKTNYAEMNKAGKVKLICVGKKGFDFFSKRDYEVIGKHIGVYNQMNFNTAKTIVGEIVNGFVKGEYDKVEIISNEFKNAVQQKLTIGQFLPIVQQQTVDKKLQSTDYIFEPTSDEIVSSLIPKHLNFQVWRVLLDSNAAEHGARMSAMENASTNARDLIKVLQLNYNKARQAAITKELLEIVAGAEALKKAS; the protein is encoded by the coding sequence ATGGCGACACTACGAGAAATACGCCAGCGGATCAGCGGCGTTAAAAGTACACAGAAGATCACCAAAGCAATGAAGATGGTGGCTGCGGCAAAACTCCGCCGCGCGACTGATGCAATTATTGCTGCCCGGCCATATGCACGGAAGATGCAGGAGCTTCTTTCTTATCTTTCCGGCCAAGTGGATGTGACGAAGTATCCGCAGTTTGAAGCACGTGAAGTAAAATCCGTTGCCATTGTTATTGTTACGGCAGATCGCGGATTGTGCGGTGCATTCAACAGCAATATTATCAAAGCGGCGGTGAATCATATTAAGACCAACTACGCAGAGATGAACAAAGCGGGAAAAGTAAAATTGATTTGCGTCGGTAAAAAGGGATTTGATTTTTTCAGCAAGCGTGATTATGAAGTGATCGGCAAGCATATCGGCGTATACAATCAGATGAATTTTAATACAGCAAAGACGATCGTCGGCGAAATTGTCAACGGATTTGTGAAGGGTGAATATGACAAAGTTGAAATCATCTCGAACGAATTTAAGAATGCGGTGCAGCAAAAATTGACTATCGGACAGTTCCTGCCGATTGTACAACAGCAAACAGTCGATAAAAAATTGCAGTCAACCGACTATATTTTTGAACCGACAAGTGATGAGATCGTATCGTCGTTGATACCGAAACATCTAAATTTTCAAGTGTGGCGCGTACTGCTCGATTCGAACGCTGCGGAACACGGCGCGCGAATGTCGGCAATGGAAAACGCTTCAACGAATGCACGCGACTTGATTAAAGTATTACAATTGAACTATAACAAAGCCCGTCAAGCGGCAATTACGAAAGAATTGCTCGAGATTGTTGCCGGCGCTGAAGCACTTAAGAAAGCCAGTTAA
- the atpH gene encoding ATP synthase F1 subunit delta: MSNLRIAARYASALMELTNEQKKSDAIADDLMVVKNAIDASKELRNVLASPVVPKVKKKAILRDVFKKKVGELVMGYLDQIVVKGRENVLGEILAQYFVQRDEQLGIVRVSVKTSIEFSTKQEKDLVKQLETMTKKKVEITFSLDKSIKGGFVARVGDTVLDGSVKRQLEILKMKLKQGSLNN, translated from the coding sequence ATGAGCAATCTACGAATAGCAGCACGGTATGCCTCCGCTTTGATGGAGCTGACCAATGAACAGAAAAAATCCGATGCAATCGCCGACGATCTAATGGTGGTGAAGAATGCGATTGACGCATCAAAAGAATTACGCAACGTTCTAGCGAGTCCGGTTGTACCGAAAGTGAAAAAGAAGGCAATTCTGCGGGATGTGTTCAAGAAGAAAGTCGGTGAACTGGTCATGGGATATCTTGATCAGATCGTCGTCAAAGGGAGAGAAAATGTTCTCGGGGAAATTCTTGCACAGTATTTTGTCCAGCGCGATGAACAACTGGGAATTGTCCGTGTGAGTGTGAAGACCAGCATAGAATTTTCCACAAAACAGGAAAAAGATCTGGTAAAGCAGCTGGAAACAATGACAAAGAAAAAAGTTGAGATCACGTTCAGTCTCGACAAGTCGATCAAAGGCGGGTTCGTGGCGCGTGTCGGCGACACGGTGCTCGATGGCAGCGTAAAGCGCCAGTTGGAAATTTTAAAAATGAAATTAAAACAAGGTTCGTTAAATAATTGA
- a CDS encoding four helix bundle protein, whose protein sequence is MRDFRKLNIWIQAVEIVTKIYELSTLLPDSEKYGLRSQIQRAAVSIPSNIAEGASRNSEVEFKRYLEIAIGSSFELETQLILIQNLKMVPSEVIKDVFALISSEQKMVNTLISKINSNKHLND, encoded by the coding sequence ATGAGAGATTTCAGAAAATTAAATATTTGGATCCAGGCTGTAGAAATTGTTACGAAAATCTATGAGCTGTCAACGTTATTGCCTGATTCTGAGAAATATGGTTTACGTTCTCAAATTCAGCGAGCGGCTGTCTCGATACCATCTAATATTGCCGAAGGGGCTAGTCGTAACAGCGAAGTTGAATTCAAACGGTATCTTGAAATTGCTATAGGATCATCCTTCGAATTGGAAACACAATTAATTCTAATTCAAAATTTGAAAATGGTGCCCAGCGAAGTAATTAAAGATGTTTTTGCATTGATTTCTTCTGAACAAAAAATGGTAAACACTTTAATCTCTAAAATTAATTCGAACAAACATTTAAATGACTAG
- the ffh gene encoding signal recognition particle protein yields MFETLTEKLDGALKKLRGQHRISEENTAEALSEVRRVLLDADVNFNVVKSFIDNVQKKAVGQDVITNVAPGQLIIKIIFDELVELMGSAKAEITISSEIPSVIMVAGLQGSGKTTFSGKLAYYLKSKGKLPLLVAADTYRPAAIDQLIALGQQIDVPVFSSRTNTALEIAKKAIPYAKENARDVVIIDTAGRLAIDEEMMNEVANIKAAVKPHEILFVVDSMIGQDAVNTAKAFHDRLDYDGVVLTKLDGDTRGGAALSIRTVVGKPIKFVGVGEKMDALEQFYPDRMASRILGMGDIVSLVEKAQQTFDQKQAEKMQEKIVKATFTLQDFYEQLQQIKKMGPLSQVMSMIPGASKLGNLNDVDDKELKYVEAIILSMTKEERDNPGIINGSRRKRIANGSGTTIQEVNKLLTQFTEMQKMMRNFSKGKSFAKMMGQRLGR; encoded by the coding sequence ATGTTTGAAACACTTACAGAAAAATTAGACGGAGCGTTAAAGAAACTTCGTGGTCAGCATCGTATCTCCGAGGAGAATACGGCTGAAGCGTTGAGTGAAGTTCGTCGAGTATTGCTAGACGCCGACGTCAATTTCAATGTTGTAAAATCGTTCATTGACAATGTTCAAAAGAAAGCAGTTGGTCAAGACGTCATCACCAACGTTGCACCTGGTCAACTGATCATCAAGATCATCTTTGATGAACTTGTAGAGTTGATGGGAAGCGCGAAAGCGGAGATTACGATTTCGTCTGAAATTCCTTCTGTGATTATGGTTGCGGGTTTGCAAGGTTCCGGTAAGACGACATTCAGCGGAAAACTTGCATACTATCTGAAAAGTAAAGGAAAATTGCCGCTGCTTGTTGCGGCGGACACGTATCGGCCTGCGGCTATTGATCAATTGATCGCATTAGGACAGCAGATTGACGTTCCGGTCTTCAGCAGTAGAACGAACACAGCTCTCGAGATCGCGAAAAAAGCGATCCCATACGCTAAAGAAAATGCACGTGATGTGGTCATTATCGATACTGCCGGTCGATTAGCAATCGACGAAGAGATGATGAACGAGGTTGCGAACATCAAGGCGGCAGTGAAACCGCACGAGATCTTGTTTGTTGTCGATTCAATGATCGGACAGGATGCCGTCAACACGGCAAAAGCATTTCACGACCGGTTGGATTATGACGGCGTAGTGCTGACAAAGCTTGATGGCGATACACGAGGCGGTGCAGCACTTTCCATTAGAACTGTAGTCGGCAAACCGATTAAATTTGTCGGTGTCGGCGAAAAGATGGATGCGCTTGAGCAATTCTATCCCGACCGGATGGCGTCACGCATTCTCGGCATGGGCGATATTGTTTCGCTCGTAGAAAAAGCTCAGCAGACCTTCGATCAGAAACAGGCAGAAAAGATGCAAGAGAAGATCGTGAAAGCGACCTTTACCTTGCAGGATTTTTACGAGCAGTTGCAGCAGATTAAAAAAATGGGTCCACTCTCGCAAGTGATGTCGATGATTCCGGGAGCAAGCAAGCTGGGAAACCTGAATGATGTTGATGATAAAGAATTAAAATATGTTGAAGCGATCATCCTTTCAATGACGAAAGAGGAACGCGACAATCCAGGTATCATCAACGGTTCACGTCGGAAAAGAATTGCAAACGGAAGCGGGACAACAATTCAGGAAGTGAATAAATTGCTGACTCAGTTTACGGAGATGCAGAAGATGATGCGGAATTTTTCTAAAGGAAAGAGTTTTGCAAAGATGATGGGTCAGAGACTGGGACGATAA
- the atpF gene encoding F0F1 ATP synthase subunit B: protein MLDINPGLIIWTMITFALLVMVLGKFAWKPILQALQAREQEIAGALKKAEEAKKDAERMMQENKIAMEKASTETARLIAEGRAMAEQLKNDIVAKANESAKKMMDQAKDEIGREKESAMAQLRSEVADLSISVAEKILDESLDGAKQKKMVDKVLQQLQNN, encoded by the coding sequence ATGTTAGATATTAATCCCGGATTAATCATTTGGACCATGATCACCTTTGCGTTGCTGGTTATGGTACTTGGAAAATTTGCCTGGAAACCAATCCTGCAGGCGCTTCAAGCGCGTGAACAAGAGATCGCCGGTGCGCTCAAAAAAGCGGAAGAAGCAAAAAAAGATGCTGAGCGTATGATGCAGGAAAATAAGATTGCGATGGAAAAAGCGAGCACTGAAACGGCACGCTTGATCGCCGAAGGCCGTGCCATGGCAGAACAATTGAAGAACGATATTGTTGCCAAGGCAAACGAAAGTGCAAAGAAGATGATGGATCAAGCCAAAGATGAGATCGGTCGTGAAAAAGAATCGGCGATGGCGCAATTACGTTCCGAAGTTGCCGATCTTTCAATCAGCGTTGCAGAAAAAATTCTTGATGAATCGCTCGACGGAGCGAAACAGAAGAAAATGGTTGATAAGGTGCTTCAACAATTACAGAATAACTAA